In Chlorocebus sabaeus isolate Y175 chromosome 2, mChlSab1.0.hap1, whole genome shotgun sequence, the genomic stretch TTTTCATTAGGCTTATTTGAAAATAGTCTCTGAAAGTTTGCAAAGTAGAGTGAAACAAGGATTTTCATGTGCTGCTACAGAAACTATAAATTGATTAAAACTTTTGAAAAGCAGCTTGGCCTCATGCATCAGAGGCCGTTAAAGTACTCACATTCTCTCACCAAGTTGTGTAAATTCTGGAAATCTATTTGGAAATTTtcctaaatatgaaaaaaaaaaaaagaaatgaccgggcgtgttggtgtgcacctgtagtcccagctacttgggaggctgaggtaggaggaccgcTTTAGTCCAGGAGCTCTCAGCTGTGGTGCACTATGCCGGTCAGGTGTCTACACTAAATtcagcatcaatatggtgacctcccaGGAGCACGGGACCACAAGGTTGCCTAAGGGGGGTGAACCAGCCAAGCCAGAAACAGAGTAGGTCAAAACTACcatttttaggccgggcatggtagcgcatgcctgtaatcccagcactttgggaggcccaggcgggcagatcacctgaggtcaagagttcaagaccagcctggccaacatggcaaaacctcatctctactaaaaatacaaaaactagctgggtgtggtggcacacacctgtaatcccagctactctagaggctgaggtaggagaatagcttgaaccaaggaggcagaggttgcagtgagttgagattgcgccactgcactccagcaggggagatagagtgagactccgtctcaaaaaataaataaatcagtaaatgaaaataaaagtaaaataaaactcccATGCCAATCGTTAGTGGAAATCATGgctatgaatagccactgtatTCCAGAGCAACATAGccgacaccatctcaaaaaaaaaaaaaaaaaagaaggctgggcgtggtggctcatgcctgtaatctcagcactttgggaggccaaggcgggtggatcacctgaggtcaggagttcgagactaacctggccaatatggtgaaatcccgtctttactaaaaatacaaaaaaattagccacgtgcctgtaatcccagctacttgggaggctgaggcaggagaatcgcttgaacccaggaggcagaggttgcagtgagctgagatcgcaccattgcactccagcctgggcaacaagagtgaaactccacctgaaaaaaaagaaagaaagaaagaaagaaaagaaatttatgtcTAAATATGCTTAGGAGATTCGGTATTGTTTAaaacggcaaaaaaaaaaaaaaaggaaaccatttGAATTATGTTCAAAAATCATAGAATAATTAAGTTGCAGAATATTCACTGGATGGACTACCCTGCAGCCATTAAAATGATACTTAGAAACTTTTATAATTTGGAAATAGGCTTATATTATAAGCATGAATGCATAACTCATATGTAATTttgcatccttttctttcttgcattaaagaaaaaggcaaaatacCAAGTTGAATAAAGATTGTTAATCTGTATGtataacaaaagcaaacaaaataaagaactaacataaccaggtgtggtggcatgcacttgtaatcccagctacttgggaagctgaggagggaagactgcttgagcccaggagttggagacaagcctgggcaacatagtgagaccctcatctctaaaaaaaaaaaaaaaaaaaattttattagccAGGCTTGCTAGCATGtgtctgtaggcccagctactgggggggctaatgtggaaggattgcttgagcctaggaggtcaaggttgcagtgagtcgtgatcacacaactgcactccagcctcggtgatagAGCAAggcattgtctcaaaaaaaaaaaaaaaaaaaaaaagaccaaattaaTGAGTACCACTCTGTCAGGcaattgttctaagcactttacatatatacttttttatttctcctaatgaCCTATAGGCAGATACTATTAtaatacccattttatagataagaaaactgaagcacagagaagttataTAATTGGGCCAAGGAACTGATTGGGATTCAGGCCAGGGTAGTTCAGGCCACAGCCTAAACAAGTATTGAGAAACAAGACACCAAAATACTTACAACAATTGCCTCTGAGTGGCAGAAAACAGGACAATTACATCTTTATCTTTCTCTacgttttaaaaagtttttagggggttgggtgtggtggctcacacctctaatcccagcactttgggaagccaaggcaggcggatcacttgagttcgagaccagcctggccaacatggcaaaaccccatctctactaaaaagagaaaaattagccagatgtggttgtgtacacctgcagtcccagctactcgggaggctgaggcaggagaaccacttgaacccaggagacagaggttgtagtgagttgagatcacaccactacactacagcctgggtgacaaagtgaggccctgtctcaaaaaaaaaaaaaaaaaaatgtaaaaatgagaaaactactCTCTAAAAGGGCAAAATAATGAATTAACATGTTTCTATACTACATCTGAGCAGAGTACTTTTCTTTTAAGTTGATTACAGAACCCCAACTATTACAAACAGGAATACTGACCCTTGCTCTGCCAGCCAGTCTCTTCTCCGACAGAGGAGAAAATTCGACTGAGTTCTATTTAGAGAGAACGGGTTGAAGATAGGTTGTTTTTATGGATGAAGAGAAACTATATCCAAGGCTAGTATCCAGTTCTCGGTTTCAATAGCAAATTTGTTCAAACCCAGGTTCTCCTATTTTAGGCCTGATGCTCGGATAGCCGCTCTGCCCTAGCCATAATCAAGAATCTAGGTATCAGAATCCCACCTGCCCTCACACACCAACAGCTCAGTTCTATACTCAGGTGAGATGGGTGAGAGGGGAGGGGAATGGAGGGCCACAGAGATTCTTTGCTTTTGCTTGGCCAAACTTCAGTGAGGCTTCTGAACCTTCTCGGAGGCCTATCTAGACACCtccttgtaaaatccagttttagcaaaactgctaagtcagtttagccagAACCCCCAATCTTCGATAACCGATCATCTTTGATATTTGATCAGGGTCCTCATCCTTCACCATCCCCCAGGTGATGTCTGATCACCCTGACCTGTCTTCTACAAGATTCCTCTAGGTCATtttagccagaatcccccttACCCCAGTTTCTTCTTAGTAATTTTCTATCCACTGACCCCCGCAGTGCTCCTTGGCCATAAATTCCCATTTGTCCGTGCTGCTTCCGGAGCTGAGCCCAATCTCTCTGCCCACTCCCAGACCCGGTTGCACTGGTCCTATACCCGTCGCTatggtcctgaataaagtcttccttaccaTGCTTTAACAAGtatcattgaataattttttatttaacaatggGTAGTCATGGTCCAGGTAAGAGGGACGTGGTGTCCGCTCCTAGAGCTGCAAGGCTCCTGGgggctttttgttttggtttggttttgtctttGTGTGCAACGTGAGAAAAAGCCATTGATGCAGGCTTTAGCATGCTGGGAAGGGTCAAGAATCCAGTGACGCTGGTAATAACTGTGAAATGGAACAAATGCCACTATATTTatctaaatgtaaattttaaaactgggaaCAGCAAATCCATTCTACAGTGAGTGCCGCTTGGCCAGTAACTATGATTTCATTTTCAGGCGCAGTCAAAGCCCTCTGGCTCCACCACAAGGGTCCAGCCCTTACCACTGCTAAGAACTACAACTCCCAGCCGGAGAGAGGTCTTTGCGCCTGCGGCCTGACGCCCTACGCCTACACTTCCCAGAGAACCTAGCGGTTACGCTAACGCGCGCGTGCGCCCTTGCGCGCCTCTCTTTTCCCACTCGGGTTTGACCTACAGCCGCCCGGGAGAAGATGGCCGCCCCTGCAGTGTCCGGGCTCTCCCGGCAGGTGAGAGAAACATGATCCTGAGAGCCAGTGGTAGGATCCCTGCTGGGGTGACCGGTACCAAACCCCGAGCACCAGGGTGCGATGCTTCGGCTGGGAAAGTCTGGCAGTCTTCAAGGTTATGGGACCCGGCGAGTGGGAGCGACTCAGGACGACCCAGCGTTTGTCCCCCGGGATGCCTACGGGGCGGAAGGCGCGGGGCTGTGCGTGCCGTGACCTTGGCATCCTCCGAGCACAGCCCCAGGGAGCTGCTAGCCTGAGGGGCGCAGGAGAGGGGGTCTGCCGTTTGCCGAATTCCGGGGAAGGGGCATGGCCTAGCCCCCAAATCAGCTTCCTTTGCCATTGTGGTAAAACCTGTCAGAGATCACTTACTAGTAATGCTAAGgaatatttgtaaaacacatttcacagttttataaatgaaatgagGCCGAAAAATTTAAATGAGTCTTTGACTGCTCAGCCAGTAAGTGGTAGAATTGAGATTTGAACCCACAGAATCACCCAGAAGATGGAGTTTGAAAAAATGTTATGCTCTTTGTACTGAATATCACCATAGTGCTTTACATATCATGACCCCTTCCTGGCATCTTAGGTAATTTTTACATAAGCATTACAAAGTCTTAATCCTCACAAGCAGTTTGGATAAAACACATTCCGTAGCTGGAAGTATTTGAAGGTGACCTGCGATCTGTGACCTGTGCGCTTGCAGGTGATTTTTAAACTGTAAGACTGTCTCGCAGAGGTAGGGCCTCTTGTCAGATCAAACTCTGCGGCAGTACTCAAAaaattcatctttattttcagatAGCATTTGGATTCCGAGGAGGGTACATCTGTTGCAAATGATCTGTTCAAGGGTGTGGTAATAGGAACGCCAGAATTttggttaaatatttttgaaacgtGCAGTCCTTGGAAGTTAGTGTTTCTCTGTCATACGGGTGTGCTAGCCTCGGTCCATTCCTAGCGAGCTAGGAGGTTAGTGAGAAGGTGATTCCCCAAGCAACTTGGGATAATCCTCGTTGGGTAAGTTTACTCCTTAGTAATAATAAGTAGCTCATCCTCATGTAATATGTGAAGATACAAAGAGACAAAACTAATGCTTTTAAGGTCATTAAAAATTTGCTGTTGATGTTGTTACTGAGTTACGTGCAGAAATCCTTCAAGTAATCTTGTTtgatctattttcctttattGCTTCAAGGTGCGATGTTTCAGTACCTCTGTGGTCAGACCGTTTGCCAAGCTTGTGAGGGTATgttaatttatattcttctgtaaTGATAAGCACGTGAAAGTGTTAGTCAAACAGCAGTACAGTTAGGGCGTAGATTTTTGTGTAGTTACTATCTAAACCTTTCTGCACGACTTGTGGTTCCCAAAATGTGATGTGTGCGTAGGGTGTGGAAAGGAATGGTATTGAATACTTGCTTTGTGACAGGCCCAAGCATAATCTTTaaatatgaaaacttttttttcaatcatttgtttttccattaacCCTCTAAAATAGGGAAGctaacatttacttattttttaatgaaagaaacagGTTTAACAAAATGACATGCCCAAGTTATCACAGGAAATTATTACAGGAGTTGATATTAAAATCAAGGTACCTTGGTTTCTAATGCAATTCTGTTGCAATTCTCTATGTTCCATTCTGGTTAGGAATATTCATACTCTTCACACTCTCTCCACTAGGAGAGAAAGGAGGCTCACTATTTCAGAGAGTTGCCAGTCCCTTTCTTTTCAAACCGGAAGTAGTTCAGTTGACCCCGGATAAAGAAGACTATCAGTGACACATAATAAATGAAGTTCCCCAGAAGGCCCCCAGAAATGATACATGACTAACAGCTGGTAACAACCCTGTTAGAACATGAAGTCTGACTCCATTTCTGTGggttattttgaaattctttatttGATTAAAGAAAGTTCCTGTGTGATAGAGAATTGAATCAACTGTCAGGAAGCAGGAACTTCTCTAAGATGTGCTGGGTCAACTATCCTACCCACACTTTTCCCCACCAAATCAACAGTGAGCCAGTCCTCCCCTTGGAAAAATTTCGTAAAGGAAAGATCATAATACCAGCCTATGTCTTTAATGAACCCACATCAGCTGGgatttaggaaaataattatcATGTCCTGTCCTCATTACCAGCCCCAAATCTCAAATCAAATGATCAAAATCATTTTGTCCTTCATGTGAGAGCTTAAAAACCTCATAACAGTGTTCAGGAGTAACTGTTCTTCCCGTTTTACAAAAGGGGAAGCTGAAGCCCTGGGAAAATGTACCTGAGGTTACTCAGCTTAGTCCTAGAGCTGGACTGGAACTAAATCTTTCTCATCCAAGCTTGAGCTTTCCCACTACAGCCATACAGCACTACTAAGAACGTGTAGTTACACACTGATGGTAGAAGAAAGGTCTGTAGTTTACTGTGAAAAGTAATTCAAGCATCAGGTTTTTTGTGAACTGCCAAAGGGCTCTGTTAAATTGAACATCGATAGGGAGGCTATGTAAGGGAAAATGTATAGTGTCAGTATGAAATGTATAAAAGTATATTTGTGTGTTTCATAAACACCTGTTTTCCTAGCTCTAACATACTTGAAACTGTCTATCAGTGTTCACAACCTCCCATACTTGAAACTAAATAGTTACTGAGTTTAAAGGAAACATAAGCTCATCTCAAAATTAAAGTACAAGTAATTGATAAAGGTAGGTAAACCTGGAAGGGACTTTAGACCCTGCTTACTAagcccctcattttacagatgaggaattggAGGCTTAAAGATTTAAGTAACCTGATCAAGGAAACATCCCTAATTTACTTGCAAATTGCCATTTAGGGCAGCTCTTGGGTGACACatttaaactgttttgtgttaaaacgatatattttttaaaatataaattttaaattctgcTCTTGACAGTATACTATTAActgattttcctttttgcttcctCTCCTGTTTCACCTTTTCTTTAAAGCCTCCTGTTCAGGTATACGGTATTGAAGGTCGCTATGCCACAGCTCTTTATTCTGCTGCATCAAAACAGAATAAGTTGGAGCAAGTAGAAAAGGAGCTGTTGAGAGTAGCAGTAAGTAGCTTTCCTATTCATTATATATTAAGTTcctgtttgtatattttttcctttggttgaCTGCATTCCTAATGAGGTGTATCCTACAAGAAAAAGAACTGGGAAAAAGCCACTTTCTGTAAACACGTTTTTAGTGATAatgttgggtttttgttttataaaaagaacaaatagatACATATAAGGATATTAATATTAGGAACCAAGATTTGGGGCTAAGAAAagatagaaatgtaaaattaaaatagatgatAATTTAGGAAAATTGCTATTTCAGTGGAGAATTTAAAAGCTACCTTTAAAAATCTATACTTATAACTGGGCACggtgctcacacctataatcccagtactttgggaggccgaagcaggtggatcaggaggtcatgagtttgagaccagcctggccaacatagtgaaaccccatctctactaaaaactacaaaaaattggcggggcatggtggtgaacacctgtaatcccagctactctggaggctgaggcgggagaattgcttgaacctgggaggccgaggctgcagtgagccgagatcgcaccattgcactccagcccgggtgatggTGCAAGactatctcacaaaaaaaaaaaaaaaaaaaaaaaaagatgatatgcTTATGGGCTAGGTCTTTAGAATATATTGTGATTTGGTTTTACGGagaatttgttttcataaaaCCTTTGCCTCAGGTTTTAATTGCCATATTCTATGCTTGTAGAATCAGAGGAGGCTCAGACATGTCTTACAGGTTGTTTTCATTTGGTAGAGATGCTTTGCAATTGTCAGAAACCCAGAAGTAACCATGTAGaccttttcattgttattttgttCCCAAAATGTGAGGGAAGAATGACAGGCTGGGGCATGCTGGGCAGCAGAGTTAGTAAAGGGGTATGGGCTTCCCAGGGGTAATAGAGGACTGACAGGCAAAGACTGTGAGGCTGCTGCAGGatgtttgtaacttttttttaaacatgaagaGCAGAATAAATAAACCGTATTAACAGAAGCCTACATTGTAACTCAATAGGAGAATGTCTGCTTTCATTTTCACTGAATTTTCTAGTTAACAAGTTTCTACACATTCTGTTGCTTCCTCCTTTGATTTTCTGGCTGCCACCACTGGCAGTAAGGTCTGCATTTAAAAAGGTGAAGGAGACGCAGTCTGGTATATAGCTTCTTCAGaggaagttttgttctttcttcattttaagatTCTTCAttccttggccgggcgcagtggcttatacctgtagtcccaacactttgggaggccgagacgggtagatcacgaggtcaggagatcgagaccattctggctaacatggtgaaaccccgtctctactaaaaatacaaaaaagccgggcatggaggcgtgcgcctatagtcccagctgctggggaggctgaggcaggagaatggtgtgaacccaggaggcggagcttacagtgagccgagatcacgccattgcactccagcctgggtgacagagcaagactctgtctcaaaaaaaaaaaaagattcttcatTCCTTAATTCACATATCTGTAAGTTTTTATtgtttagaaaaaacaattcataGGCCAGTTGTGTAGAATAATAATTCTTATGTTCTATATTAATCATTGTATGTATAGTCTATAAGTATTACTGTTCTGTActgtttatgttttattcatttttcacttGAGCTTCTATTGGAACTTCCATCTTAACAGGCAGAATAATTTTAGCTCCATATTCCTTCCTTGATCCATTTACCTCTGCAGATAATGCTTAAGGTCTTAGCTGGTGTGATAAACTCTTAATGATTCTCACAGAGCCCAGGAACCCAGCCCTGTTGTTGGAGACATTTGGAGGAAGGGCATGCAGGAACAGACGGGGTCTCACACAGGCGTTTTTGGAGGTGATGGTTATTGTCTGCTACTTGTCAGTTATGCCCATTTTAAACAGAAACAATCATGTTTACAATGGAGAGAATGACTTGGATTGTGGGCATTAGAATGGAGTTTTTCTAAAGCCTGGAAGTCAGTCAAGACATGGAGAAAAAGGGAGGCAATTATCTGAAGACACTCTGAATATTAGCAGAGTTTTGGCACTAAGAGGGAAGGATAATGCAAGCATCATACTCACTGTCCTCTGGATGATGCAGGAGACACAGATAAACATGAAAAACTAGGTAACCCAAATTCCAGAATGCTTTCAATCTGTGTATGCCTGCATTTTTTATGGAAAAATGTCATTTCTGTGGGGTCACTCAAGTGGAAATGTTAGCATTGGATGATAGTATCTGACCAGTATCCTGGATCAGAGACAGGATTCCGGCCAAGAGCCTGGGAGGAGGTGCTAGGAGAGTAATTGAAAGGCATAGAGAGGTGTGTTAACTGAAGGTGCTCGACTGGAAACTGCCATTGTTGGTTTGTTGGAACTCTGGAGCAACATGCTGGAAGCTGCACTTGGTCACTGAATGCAGATATTTGTGATAGAACAAAATGAGAAGAAGGTCGTTTCCCATGATGGTTGTGCTCCTGTTTTTTCTgtccactctgtctcccagactctTTGGGGCTGGCTGCTCTGGCAGCACCAGAGGTCTCGCAGAATCTGCTGGGTTCCCTGGACACTGTAAGAGGCAGGACCCCTCCAAGGGAGCGGTGAGGAGGCCTCTGCAGTCAGAGCACAGTTTTGAGGTCTGCACTTTAGAAATAGCACTGCTAGAAAAGCCAGACTATTACTCtcttaaatacattaaaatatgcaGTCAAGTGAAGTTTTGGCTGCTTAGTGTTTTATAATCTTTCttgaaaagcaaatataaatttaagaaatctcatacagtatttttaagtttttttgaggaacatcaTTCTATCCTATATAAAATCCTGGTGCAGTGCAGTGTATTCTGAAAGGCAGTCAGAAAATTGATTATAATATTTTTGTCATAAGTTCTTTGGCAGTGCTaatttaattcataaaatatttaatccataAGAAAGTATGtgtatggccaggcacagtggctcatgcctgtaatcccagcactttgggaggccgaggtgggtgggtcacttgaggtcaggagtttaagaccagcctggccaacatggcgaaaccccttttctactaaaaatacaaaaattagtcagacatggtggcgcacacctgtaatcccagctattcgggaggctgaagcaggagaatcgcttgaacccaggatgcagaggttgcgtgagccaagattgtgccactgcactccagcctaggcgacagagcaagactttgtctccaaaaaagaagaaagtgtgtGCATGGCACATCCTTCATTTGTGctctaaaaaatttaagaaatttttttttatactttcagcAAATCCTGAAGGAACCCAAAGTGGCTGCTTCTGTTTTGAATCCCTATGTGAAGCGTTCTATTAAAGTGAAAAGCCTAAATGACATCACAGCAAAAGAGAGGTTCTCTCCCCTCACCACCAACCTGATCAGTGAGTATTAGAACTTTGTCATTTGAGGTGTCTTAAAACCGTGACTGGAAATGTGGTCCATGGACCAtgggcatcagcatcacctgggagcctgTTGGCAGTGAAGAATCTCAGGCCTCACACTAACCTGCTGAATCAGGGTCTACATCTTAACCAGCTCCCTAAGTGAATTGTTTGCATATTAAAGTGTGAGGAGCACTGTCTAAAGGATGCTAGGACCTAAGCGTGTCTAATTGCATAGTCAGTAGTTTCAACTGTGGAGGCAGCCAATATGATACCTACCAAGAAAATGGTTTGTGGCCTGTGGGTATACCTTGACCCTTGGAGACATTTGCATTCTTGGGTACATTTGGactgcttttctctcttttttttttttttttttttttttttcgttgagacagagtcttactctgtcactcaggctggagtacagtggcacgatctcagctcactgcagcctcaacctcccagtctcaggtgctcctcccacctcagccttcctagtagctgggaatacaggtgcatgccaccacacccagctaattttttgtattttttgtagagatggggtttctccatgttgcccagcctggtcttgagctcctgggctcaagccatctgcctaccttggcttcccaaagtgttgggattacaggcgtgagccaccatgcggcCTGGATTGCTTTTCAGATCGTCATAGCcagctcaaaataaaaattgcaaagaaagtGTGTTTACGGTATCATCTTTGAATTTGTAGCCAAACGTATAATCTGTAACGTAAATATGAAAATCAGATTGCAAGCTGAGTACAAGAAGTCTGTTGCAGACCTATGTGGGTGAGAACCCCCCATACCTACTAATTTAAATCCTTGTCAGTacagtctatttaaaaaaacaaaatcgaatatgcattttaaataacaagttgtatcttcattctttttttttgagactgggtgtctctttctgtcaccaaaactggagtgcagtggcacagtcttggctcactgcaacctctgcctcctgagcttaagtgatccttcttcctcagcctcctgagtagctggaactacaagcatgccccaccgtgcccagctaacttttgaggtttttgtttgtttttttttttttgtagagacggggtttcaccatgttacccaggctggtctcaaactcctggatgcaagctgtctgcccacctcggcctcccaaagtgctgggattataggcgtgagccactgcactcagcctccaTTCATATTCTTAAAGGACATTGAATATATTGTGATTTTAAGAGACaagatcttactctgtcgcccaggctggggtgcagtaggacaatcatagcacactgcagccttaaactcctaggctcaagcaatcttcctgcctcatcctcctgaatagctgggactctagacatgcaccaccaagccctaacgtttttttgtagaggtgggatcttgctatgttggctggtcttgaacccatggcctcaagcaatctttgcgcctcagcctccagtagttgggattataggcatgcgccccTGAATATGGTGTTTTAAGGCCACACATCTAAGTTTGTTTTTTGGGTTGAGTATACAGCTTCATGAATAACTTGTTCAAGTGAGTTTCATGTTACTGAGACACCTTCACTTTGCCAGATTTGCTTGCGGAAAATGGTCGTTTAAGCAATGCCCAGGGAGTTGTTTCTGCCTTTTCTACCATGATGAGTGTCCATCGCGGAGAGGTGCCTTGCACGGTGACCACCGCATCTGTAAGTAATGGGTTGTTGCTGCTGTGTTCGCCTTGATATTACATGCGCCACCTTttgcaggaagaaggaaaaaacggTAAaatcaagaaatggggaaaggtcaCTTGTCACCTGggatgtttgtttcatttttatatcagCTTCTGTGACCCTTTGCTTTGGAAAAGCCAGCGTGTATCTTATTAGTGCTTCTGTAACCAGTGATTTATTCATAAGGCCTGGGTTAAATGTAAAGTACATCAAAATGTGTTAGAAAAGAGTGGTTTAGACTCCATTATATGTTTGAATTATATTATAAATGCCGCTTGA encodes the following:
- the ATP5PO gene encoding ATP synthase subunit O, mitochondrial; its protein translation is MAAPAVSGLSRQVRCFSTSVVRPFAKLVRPPVQVYGIEGRYATALYSAASKQNKLEQVEKELLRVAQILKEPKVAASVLNPYVKRSIKVKSLNDITAKERFSPLTTNLINLLAENGRLSNAQGVVSAFSTMMSVHRGEVPCTVTTASPLEEATLSELKTVLKSFLSQGQVLKLEAKTDPSIMGGMIVRIGEKYVDMSVKTKIQKLGRAMREAL